One genomic region from Clostridium saccharobutylicum DSM 13864 encodes:
- the yqeK gene encoding bis(5'-nucleosyl)-tetraphosphatase (symmetrical) YqeK translates to MLSIDEIKKYLKENLKEKRYNHTLGVAETAKKLAILNCISEEKAEIAALAHDVAKNLSEEKMKSIIRENNISLSSVEKNNIDLWHSIIAPIEAKNKLGIQDEEILDAIRWHTTGKEDMSTLTKIIYIADMIEPNRDFEGVEKIREITFENLDRGVYTGLTHTIQFLLTKNLLVDENTIKCRNYLLLNDK, encoded by the coding sequence TTGTTATCTATAGACGAAATAAAAAAATATCTTAAAGAAAATTTAAAAGAAAAACGTTATAATCATACACTTGGTGTTGCAGAAACAGCTAAAAAGTTAGCTATATTAAATTGTATTTCTGAAGAAAAAGCAGAAATAGCAGCATTAGCACATGATGTGGCTAAAAATTTATCAGAAGAAAAAATGAAATCAATCATTCGTGAAAATAATATAAGCCTTTCTAGTGTGGAAAAGAACAATATAGATTTATGGCATAGTATTATTGCACCAATAGAAGCAAAAAATAAATTAGGAATTCAAGATGAAGAAATATTAGATGCAATTAGATGGCATACTACAGGAAAAGAGGATATGTCTACTTTAACTAAAATTATCTATATTGCGGATATGATAGAGCCAAATAGAGATTTTGAAGGTGTTGAAAAAATAAGAGAAATTACTTTCGAAAATTTAGATAGAGGAGTATATACAGGACTAACACATACTATACAATTTTTGCTAACTAAAAATTTGTTAGTTGATGAGAATACAATTAAGTGCAGAAATTACCTTTTACTGAATGATAAGTAA
- the rlmD gene encoding 23S rRNA (uracil(1939)-C(5))-methyltransferase RlmD, with product MKRGSDLTVKIEKLQFPSTGIGYAEDKIIYVKNAFPGQTITGRVKKKREEYAEVKLLSVDEKADYEIEAPCPHFGVCGGCSSQSLPYEKQLEFLSEEVQALFKEADVKAGEYLGILGSPSQWEYRNKMEFTFGDEAKGAPLSLGMHMRGKSFGIKTVDQCKLVDEDYRKIIKLTSDYFGEKDLPYYRIMKAEGYLRHLVIRKAQNTGELLVNLVTTTQIDFDLTEYVKLLREQSYKGNLVSIIHTENDSKSDAVIPEKVNILYGKDYIRETLLGLEFNISPFSFFQTNTKGAESLYSMVREFMGDSENKVVFDLYCGTGTIGQIVAPKAKKVVGIELIEEAVEAAKENAKLNGLNNCEFLAGDVAEIIKQVKDKPDIIILDPPRSGVHPKALDYVIKFKAPEIIYVSCNPKTLVNDLKVLVEKGYKVVQTKVKDMFPNTPHAETVVKLIKK from the coding sequence ATGAAAAGAGGAAGCGACTTAACAGTAAAAATAGAAAAATTACAATTTCCATCAACTGGTATAGGATATGCAGAGGATAAAATAATATATGTAAAAAATGCTTTCCCAGGCCAAACAATAACAGGAAGAGTAAAGAAGAAGAGAGAAGAGTATGCTGAAGTAAAATTATTAAGCGTAGATGAAAAGGCAGATTATGAAATTGAAGCACCATGTCCTCACTTTGGAGTTTGTGGAGGATGCTCATCACAAAGTTTGCCATATGAAAAGCAATTAGAATTTTTAAGTGAAGAAGTTCAAGCGTTATTTAAAGAAGCAGATGTTAAAGCAGGAGAATATTTAGGTATTTTAGGAAGCCCAAGTCAATGGGAATACAGAAACAAAATGGAGTTCACTTTTGGAGATGAAGCAAAAGGTGCACCACTTTCACTTGGAATGCATATGAGAGGAAAATCTTTTGGTATAAAAACAGTTGATCAATGTAAACTTGTTGATGAAGATTATAGAAAGATTATAAAATTAACATCAGATTACTTTGGTGAAAAGGATTTACCATATTATAGAATAATGAAGGCTGAAGGATATTTAAGACACTTAGTTATAAGAAAAGCTCAAAATACAGGAGAACTATTAGTAAACTTAGTGACAACTACTCAAATTGACTTTGACCTAACTGAATATGTTAAATTATTAAGAGAACAAAGTTATAAAGGAAATTTAGTATCAATAATACATACAGAAAATGACTCTAAATCCGATGCAGTAATACCTGAAAAAGTTAATATATTATACGGAAAAGATTACATTAGAGAAACTTTACTTGGATTAGAATTTAACATATCACCATTTTCATTTTTCCAAACTAACACAAAAGGTGCAGAAAGCCTTTATTCAATGGTTAGAGAATTTATGGGAGATAGTGAAAATAAGGTTGTATTTGATTTATATTGTGGTACAGGAACAATTGGTCAAATAGTTGCACCAAAAGCTAAAAAGGTTGTAGGAATTGAACTTATAGAAGAAGCTGTTGAAGCTGCAAAAGAAAATGCAAAATTAAACGGATTAAATAATTGTGAATTCTTAGCAGGAGATGTAGCTGAAATAATTAAACAAGTAAAAGATAAACCAGATATAATTATTTTAGATCCACCAAGAAGTGGAGTACACCCTAAGGCACTTGACTATGTAATTAAATTCAAAGCACCAGAAATAATATATGTTTCATGTAATCCAAAAACATTAGTAAATGATCTTAAGGTGTTAGTAGAAAAAGGATATAAGGTGGTTCAAACTAAGGTGAAAGATATGTTCCCGAATACTCCTCATGCTGAAACTGTAGTGAAGCTAATTAAGAAATAG
- a CDS encoding D-alanyl-D-alanine carboxypeptidase family protein, whose protein sequence is MKRRLKALTIIFLFLVSLIPIKASADATPPSINAAGCALIDASTGQMLYGKNENTQYEPASTTKVMTALIVLEKCKLNDEVTIQQDVDREDGTRIGLKKGDVLTVHELLLGLLLDSGNDAADALAYHVSGSIDEFAKLMNAKAKELGATNTNFKNPSGLPDPQHLTTPHDLALFLREAVNNQDFIKISTTPSYTLAMRNDPQRTINLYNKNYMINKGSKFYYPNALCGKNGYTITANQTYVASAKKDDHILVASFLYAVDKNQNFEDMKTVFDYGFNNFSWVHIYSKNDKVSEYKINNTLTIPLLSTKDLDYVVPKGDETKESYDIKVEDKDLSKQSFNEGDEILKGKVYVNDKELETVDLAAGASRNYTSLFDVSSLSKNSIIAIYGGCALAALGAATGLGILIKQKFKK, encoded by the coding sequence ATGAAAAGAAGATTAAAAGCACTTACTATAATATTTCTATTTTTAGTTTCTTTAATACCAATAAAAGCATCAGCAGATGCAACCCCTCCATCAATTAATGCTGCTGGTTGTGCTTTAATAGATGCCTCTACTGGTCAAATGCTATACGGAAAAAATGAAAATACTCAGTATGAACCGGCATCCACAACAAAAGTAATGACAGCTCTTATCGTTTTAGAGAAATGTAAATTAAATGATGAAGTTACAATTCAACAAGATGTTGATAGAGAAGATGGTACTAGAATTGGATTAAAAAAAGGTGATGTACTTACTGTACACGAGCTACTTCTTGGGTTACTTCTTGACTCAGGAAATGATGCTGCTGATGCTTTAGCTTATCATGTATCTGGAAGTATAGATGAATTTGCCAAGCTTATGAATGCTAAGGCAAAAGAACTTGGTGCAACAAATACAAACTTTAAAAATCCAAGTGGATTACCTGACCCTCAGCATTTAACAACACCACATGATTTAGCATTATTTTTAAGAGAAGCTGTAAACAATCAAGACTTTATAAAGATTTCAACTACTCCTTCTTATACACTAGCTATGAGGAATGATCCTCAAAGAACTATTAATTTATACAATAAAAATTATATGATTAATAAAGGCTCTAAATTTTATTATCCTAATGCTTTGTGTGGAAAAAATGGATATACTATAACAGCAAATCAAACATATGTAGCTTCTGCTAAAAAAGATGATCATATTCTTGTAGCTTCTTTTTTATATGCAGTGGATAAAAATCAAAATTTTGAAGATATGAAGACTGTTTTCGATTATGGATTTAACAATTTTTCTTGGGTTCATATTTATTCAAAAAATGATAAAGTTTCAGAGTATAAAATAAATAATACTCTTACAATTCCTCTTCTTAGTACTAAAGATCTAGATTACGTAGTACCTAAAGGAGATGAAACTAAAGAATCTTATGATATTAAAGTGGAAGATAAGGATTTAAGTAAACAATCTTTTAATGAAGGCGATGAAATATTAAAAGGTAAAGTTTATGTAAATGATAAAGAATTAGAGACAGTGGATTTAGCCGCTGGTGCTTCTAGAAATTACACTTCATTATTTGATGTTAGTTCTTTATCTAAAAATTCTATTATAGCCATTTATGGTGGCTGTGCTTTAGCTGCATTAGGTGCTGCTACTGGACTAGGAATATTGATAAAACAAAAATTCAAAAAATAA
- the rpmA gene encoding 50S ribosomal protein L27, which produces MLIMNLQLFAHKKGVGSSKNGRDSESKRLGVKSADGQFVLAGNILVRQRGTKIHPGENVGKGKDDTLFAKVDGVVKFERLGRDKKKASVYPVNVEAIAE; this is translated from the coding sequence ATGTTAATTATGAACCTTCAATTATTCGCTCATAAAAAGGGAGTTGGTAGTTCTAAGAATGGTAGAGACTCTGAATCAAAGAGATTAGGAGTTAAATCTGCTGATGGACAATTTGTTCTTGCTGGAAACATCCTTGTAAGACAAAGAGGAACTAAGATTCACCCAGGTGAAAATGTTGGAAAAGGTAAAGACGATACTTTATTTGCTAAAGTTGATGGAGTTGTTAAATTCGAAAGACTTGGTAGAGACAAGAAGAAAGCAAGTGTTTACCCAGTAAACGTAGAAGCAATAGCTGAATAA
- a CDS encoding ribosomal-processing cysteine protease Prp → MVKIQINQHNGNIIGFVINNHALCAERDFHNDVTLVGEAFDMICNSVSVLSQSVIIGLDEVLKLNSTYEIGDGYLKLDLQDFNVEELDQAQVLLKTFEKSLESVILSLDETFGSKRRKEYITLKKEEV, encoded by the coding sequence ATGGTTAAGATACAAATTAATCAACACAATGGTAATATTATTGGTTTCGTAATAAACAATCATGCATTATGTGCTGAACGTGATTTTCATAATGATGTTACGTTAGTAGGTGAAGCGTTTGATATGATTTGTAATTCAGTATCAGTGCTTTCTCAAAGTGTGATTATTGGATTGGATGAAGTTTTAAAGCTTAATTCAACTTATGAAATTGGTGATGGATACTTAAAACTAGATCTTCAAGATTTTAATGTTGAAGAGTTAGACCAAGCACAAGTTTTATTAAAAACTTTTGAAAAAAGCTTGGAAAGTGTGATTTTAAGTTTGGATGAAACGTTTGGAAGTAAGAGACGTAAAGAATATATAACTTTAAAAAAAGAGGAGGTGTAG
- the nadD gene encoding nicotinate-nucleotide adenylyltransferase has protein sequence MKRYGIIGGTFDPIHYAHLYIAYEAKVQLNLDEVVFMPAGKQPLKTESTVTDSALRYDMVKIAIEPFEEFSISSYEIEKKGLSFTYETLEYLKENDESKQLFFITGADCLMDIEKWKEISKIFSLCTLVVFFRGGFNKEELRAQKKRIENKYNANIIILELKELEISSTYIRSRIRDGKRVDFFIPPKVNNFIVNHKLYLRTIKK, from the coding sequence ATGAAGCGATATGGTATAATAGGTGGAACATTTGATCCCATTCATTATGCACATTTATATATAGCATATGAAGCTAAGGTGCAGTTAAATTTAGATGAAGTTGTATTTATGCCTGCAGGAAAGCAGCCTCTTAAAACAGAATCTACAGTAACTGATTCTGCTTTAAGATATGATATGGTTAAAATAGCTATAGAACCTTTTGAGGAATTTTCCATTTCAAGTTATGAAATAGAAAAGAAAGGTCTTAGTTTTACATATGAAACATTAGAATATTTAAAAGAGAATGATGAAAGCAAACAGTTATTCTTTATAACAGGAGCAGACTGTTTAATGGATATAGAAAAATGGAAAGAGATTTCTAAAATTTTCTCACTATGCACATTAGTAGTTTTTTTTAGAGGTGGTTTTAACAAGGAAGAACTAAGAGCTCAAAAAAAAAGAATAGAAAATAAGTATAATGCCAATATAATAATTTTAGAATTAAAGGAGCTCGAAATATCATCAACATATATAAGATCTAGAATAAGAGATGGAAAAAGAGTAGACTTTTTTATTCCACCAAAAGTTAATAATTTTATAGTCAATCATAAGTTATATTTACGTACAATCAAAAAATAA
- a CDS encoding RluA family pseudouridine synthase, which produces MSILEKKVSNIGEGVKIREYLKSELGLSTRLIRSASIDKRIFVNDEVVKMNRVLNEGEIIKIDLAKDESQNIAPEKMDIEVIYEDEDILVVNKKPFMVVHPTKSYQSGTLANGIINYFMETNQNCIVRLVSRLDMNTSGLIIIAKNQFSHGMLSKEMSENKVEKRYLAIVHGKLEKTEGTIDLPIYRPEGIENGTKRIIDERGQRSITHYKVVESFEDASLVECKLETGRTHQIRVHLSNIGHPIYGDTLYGYGEEEEDLIKRQALHAYALDFKSPRSGEMLSLKSKLPEDMVELLDKVHSKK; this is translated from the coding sequence ATGAGCATTTTAGAAAAGAAAGTTAGTAACATAGGTGAAGGCGTTAAAATAAGAGAATATTTAAAATCAGAGCTTGGCTTATCAACTAGATTAATACGAAGTGCGTCGATTGATAAAAGAATTTTCGTGAATGATGAAGTAGTTAAAATGAATCGAGTACTAAATGAAGGGGAAATTATTAAAATTGATTTAGCAAAAGATGAGAGCCAAAATATAGCGCCAGAAAAGATGGATATAGAAGTAATATATGAAGATGAAGATATATTAGTAGTTAATAAGAAACCATTTATGGTAGTTCATCCAACTAAAAGTTATCAAAGTGGAACTCTTGCCAATGGGATAATAAATTATTTTATGGAAACTAATCAAAACTGTATAGTCAGATTAGTTTCTAGGTTAGATATGAATACTTCAGGTCTTATCATAATTGCTAAGAACCAATTTTCTCATGGAATGTTATCTAAGGAAATGAGCGAAAATAAGGTGGAAAAAAGATATTTGGCAATAGTACATGGTAAGTTAGAGAAAACAGAAGGTACGATTGATTTACCTATTTATAGACCCGAAGGAATAGAGAATGGAACTAAAAGAATAATAGATGAGAGAGGACAAAGAAGCATAACTCATTATAAAGTTGTTGAAAGCTTTGAAGATGCTAGTTTGGTAGAATGTAAATTAGAAACTGGAAGAACACATCAAATAAGAGTACATTTAAGTAATATAGGTCATCCGATTTATGGAGATACACTATATGGATATGGTGAAGAGGAAGAAGATTTAATAAAAAGACAGGCGCTTCATGCATATGCATTAGATTTTAAATCACCGAGGTCAGGAGAAATGCTATCATTAAAATCAAAATTACCAGAAGACATGGTAGAGCTATTAGATAAGGTGCATTCAAAAAAATAA
- a CDS encoding LCP family protein, with translation MRLMGTIWKIKRFIKGDGSTSILERIILGAISIILTFFIFSLISGAFALMKVGSKSMPAGIDVSSNEPVNILLLGTDIGNPNEEDNQSIKRTDTIMVLNYNPQDRKINIVSVPRDTLININGINWKINAAYEIGGYPKIKSEVENLLNININYIVKLDYNAFRDIIDAIGGVKMQIDRNMIYDDDAQNLHINFKAGETVTLDGKKAEEFFRWRKNNDGSGLANGDLDRIENQHKFISKVVEKCTSPFVFFRVPKILSALGDDVETNMSPTDIISYGLKFITVNHDNVSMTTVSGTPKMINGQSYLVPDKNSNKDVISSSKSSTKQSSSTATNTSSKDIRIKILNGTKINGLASKAMKELNGAGYKNIDTGNTELSNESIILANDNNALNTIKNDINIKKSNKKKSTAEYNNYDVVIILGKDFKEFGK, from the coding sequence ATGAGATTAATGGGTACTATATGGAAGATAAAAAGATTTATAAAAGGTGATGGTTCTACAAGTATATTAGAGAGAATAATTTTAGGAGCTATATCTATTATATTAACTTTTTTTATATTTTCATTAATATCGGGAGCTTTTGCATTAATGAAAGTGGGAAGTAAATCAATGCCAGCAGGAATTGATGTATCCTCAAATGAACCAGTTAATATTCTATTACTTGGAACAGACATTGGTAATCCAAATGAAGAAGATAATCAGTCAATTAAACGAACAGATACAATAATGGTATTAAACTACAATCCACAAGATAGAAAGATAAATATTGTATCAGTTCCAAGAGATACTCTTATAAATATTAATGGGATAAACTGGAAGATTAACGCGGCCTATGAAATTGGTGGGTATCCAAAAATAAAATCAGAAGTTGAAAATTTATTAAATATAAATATAAATTATATTGTTAAACTAGACTATAATGCATTTAGGGATATTATTGATGCTATTGGTGGTGTTAAAATGCAGATTGATAGGAATATGATTTATGACGATGATGCACAAAATCTTCATATTAATTTCAAAGCAGGTGAAACTGTCACATTAGATGGTAAAAAAGCTGAAGAGTTTTTTAGATGGAGAAAAAATAATGATGGAAGTGGATTAGCTAATGGAGATTTAGATAGAATAGAAAATCAACATAAATTCATATCAAAGGTTGTAGAAAAGTGTACAAGTCCTTTTGTATTCTTTAGAGTACCTAAAATATTATCAGCATTGGGCGATGATGTAGAAACCAATATGTCACCTACTGATATAATAAGTTATGGATTAAAATTTATTACAGTAAATCATGATAATGTATCTATGACAACAGTTTCTGGAACTCCTAAAATGATAAATGGACAATCATATTTGGTACCTGATAAAAATTCTAATAAAGATGTAATTTCATCATCAAAATCCTCAACTAAGCAGTCTAGTAGTACAGCAACTAATACATCATCAAAAGATATTAGAATAAAAATATTAAATGGAACCAAAATTAATGGACTAGCATCGAAGGCTATGAAAGAACTGAATGGTGCTGGATACAAAAATATTGATACTGGTAATACTGAACTTAGTAATGAAAGTATAATATTAGCTAATGATAACAATGCTTTAAATACAATTAAAAATGATATAAACATTAAAAAAAGTAATAAAAAGAAAAGCACTGCAGAATATAATAACTATGATGTTGTTATAATTTTAGGTAAGGATTTTAAAGAGTTTGGGAAATAA
- the rplU gene encoding 50S ribosomal protein L21: MYAVLKTGGKQYRVQEGDVIYVEKLNAEVDATVELEEVLAVGTDAGIKVGTPVVAGAKVVAKVAAQGKAKKVVVFKYKSKKDYRRKNGHRQPYTKLVIEKIEA, translated from the coding sequence ATGTACGCAGTATTAAAAACAGGTGGAAAACAATACAGAGTTCAAGAAGGAGACGTAATATACGTTGAAAAACTTAACGCTGAAGTTGATGCAACAGTTGAATTAGAAGAGGTTTTAGCTGTAGGAACTGATGCTGGTATCAAAGTTGGTACTCCAGTAGTTGCAGGAGCTAAAGTTGTAGCTAAGGTTGCAGCACAAGGTAAGGCTAAGAAAGTTGTAGTTTTCAAATATAAGTCTAAAAAAGACTATAGAAGAAAAAATGGACACAGACAACCTTACACTAAGTTAGTAATCGAAAAGATCGAAGCTTAA
- a CDS encoding IS91 family transposase — MMKEKITVKDILKDNYNDFKNKYWDKVPKYMRKHIDEAVSKSLKCSDIKYGFAEYKCEICGESTKVPFTCKSKFCNRCGRLYTMKWAEKQRQTMLRVVHGHSVFTLPKELRNYFYSKRELLKELQEGVNEVIKYWYNKKKGSNYEVGVIAVIHTFGGDLKWNPHVHALVTEGAVDKKTKR, encoded by the coding sequence ATGATGAAAGAGAAAATAACAGTAAAAGATATATTAAAGGATAACTATAATGATTTTAAAAATAAATATTGGGATAAGGTTCCGAAATATATGCGAAAGCATATTGATGAAGCAGTAAGTAAGTCTTTAAAGTGTAGCGATATTAAGTACGGATTTGCAGAATATAAGTGTGAAATATGTGGAGAGAGTACAAAGGTTCCATTTACATGTAAAAGTAAATTTTGTAATAGGTGTGGTAGATTATATACAATGAAATGGGCTGAAAAACAAAGGCAAACTATGCTAAGAGTTGTACATGGACACAGTGTATTTACACTACCGAAAGAACTTAGAAATTATTTTTATTCTAAGAGAGAATTATTAAAGGAATTACAAGAGGGAGTAAATGAAGTAATTAAGTATTGGTACAATAAAAAGAAAGGCTCTAATTATGAAGTTGGAGTAATTGCAGTAATTCATACTTTTGGTGGGGATTTAAAATGGAATCCACATGTACATGCTTTAGTAACTGAAGGTGCAGTTGATAAAAAGACAAAGAGGTAG
- the obgE gene encoding GTPase ObgE gives MFIDKTAVFVKSGNGGNGAISFRREKYVPLGGPDGGDGGKGGSIIFQVDTGITTLLDFKYKKKFIAEDGGNGGGSKCYGKDGESLYVKVPMGTIIREAESNKIIADLSHKGQELVLLRGGKGGKGNVKFATATKQAPHYAEPGMPGDELNIVLELKLLADVGLLGFPNVGKSTLLSMTTKAKPKIANYHFTTLKPNLGVVAVDGIEPFVMADIPGIIEGAAEGVGLGIQFLRHIERTRLLIHIVDISGVEGREPFEDFLKINEELKKYSVKLWDRPQIVVANKTDMLYDESIYEDFKKKVEELGYAKVFKMSAATNDGVDAVMKEAARMLKEIPIKELEIAEDERYIPEDKKFTYEISVEKNVEEGYNTYVIEGTFVDRLLSAVNVNDADSLRYFHKVLRNKGIFDEIREMGIKDGDMVRLNDFEFEYVL, from the coding sequence ATGTTTATAGATAAAACGGCAGTTTTCGTTAAATCTGGTAACGGTGGAAATGGTGCTATCTCTTTTAGAAGAGAAAAGTATGTTCCATTAGGTGGACCAGATGGTGGTGATGGAGGAAAAGGTGGAAGCATTATTTTCCAAGTAGATACAGGAATAACTACATTATTAGATTTCAAATACAAGAAGAAATTTATTGCAGAAGATGGTGGCAATGGTGGCGGTTCTAAGTGCTATGGTAAAGATGGAGAAAGTCTTTATGTAAAAGTACCGATGGGAACAATCATCAGAGAAGCTGAAAGCAACAAGATAATAGCAGACCTTTCGCATAAGGGTCAAGAATTAGTATTATTAAGAGGTGGAAAAGGCGGAAAAGGAAATGTTAAGTTTGCAACTGCAACTAAGCAAGCACCTCACTATGCAGAACCAGGAATGCCTGGTGATGAACTTAATATAGTTCTAGAATTAAAATTACTTGCAGACGTTGGATTATTAGGATTCCCTAATGTAGGAAAATCAACATTACTTTCAATGACAACAAAGGCTAAACCAAAGATTGCAAATTATCACTTTACAACTTTAAAACCTAATTTAGGAGTTGTTGCAGTTGATGGTATTGAACCTTTTGTTATGGCTGATATTCCAGGTATTATTGAAGGAGCAGCAGAAGGTGTTGGTCTTGGAATTCAATTCTTAAGACATATCGAAAGAACTAGACTTTTAATACATATAGTTGATATTTCAGGTGTTGAAGGAAGAGAACCGTTTGAGGATTTCCTTAAGATTAATGAAGAATTAAAGAAATATTCTGTTAAGCTTTGGGATAGACCACAAATTGTTGTAGCTAATAAAACTGATATGCTTTATGATGAAAGCATATATGAAGACTTTAAGAAAAAAGTTGAAGAATTAGGATATGCTAAAGTATTTAAAATGTCAGCAGCTACAAATGATGGTGTTGATGCGGTAATGAAAGAAGCAGCAAGAATGCTTAAGGAAATTCCAATTAAGGAATTAGAGATAGCAGAAGACGAAAGATATATACCAGAAGATAAGAAGTTTACTTATGAAATATCTGTTGAAAAGAATGTAGAAGAAGGATACAATACTTATGTTATCGAAGGTACATTTGTAGATAGATTATTAAGTGCTGTTAATGTAAATGATGCAGATTCATTAAGATACTTCCATAAGGTTCTTAGAAATAAAGGTATCTTTGATGAAATTAGAGAAATGGGAATCAAAGATGGCGATATGGTAAGATTAAATGACTTCGAATTTGAGTATGTACTTTAG
- a CDS encoding helix-hairpin-helix domain-containing protein, with amino-acid sequence MIDKMIKNKKTTGILAILVIILISSGILYLKSGFKELKKNDTESVFVEDDINNDKSDQDLINNSSKSQGKKSSEQNTKTEDVSLKDKFIVVEIKGEVKKPDVYTLNEDSIVKDLIDKAGGITENADLSNINRAKKLQNHEEVYIANINETTQNSSNTNIVVNSNKTQASSSEMININSATIEELKKLNGVGDGKAKSIIEYREQNGGFKSIEDLKNVKGFGGKMFEKIKDQIEV; translated from the coding sequence ATAATTGATAAAATGATTAAAAATAAAAAGACAACTGGTATACTAGCTATATTAGTAATTATATTGATTTCAAGTGGAATATTATATTTGAAATCTGGATTTAAAGAATTAAAGAAGAATGATACAGAAAGTGTTTTTGTAGAGGATGATATAAATAATGATAAATCAGACCAAGATTTAATTAACAATTCTAGCAAAAGCCAAGGGAAAAAGAGTTCTGAGCAGAATACAAAAACAGAAGACGTTTCATTAAAAGACAAATTTATAGTAGTAGAAATCAAAGGTGAAGTTAAGAAGCCTGATGTATATACTTTGAATGAAGATTCTATAGTTAAAGATCTTATAGATAAAGCTGGTGGAATTACAGAAAATGCAGATTTAAGTAATATAAATAGAGCAAAAAAGCTTCAAAATCATGAGGAAGTCTATATTGCAAATATAAATGAAACAACCCAAAATTCATCGAATACAAATATAGTGGTCAATTCTAATAAAACTCAAGCAAGCTCTAGTGAAATGATTAATATAAATAGTGCTACAATCGAAGAATTGAAAAAATTAAATGGAGTAGGAGATGGAAAAGCTAAAAGCATAATTGAATATAGAGAACAAAATGGTGGATTTAAATCTATAGAGGATTTAAAAAATGTAAAAGGATTTGGAGGTAAGATGTTCGAAAAAATAAAAGACCAAATAGAAGTTTAG
- the yhbY gene encoding ribosome assembly RNA-binding protein YhbY, translating to MITGKQRAYLRGLANDITPIFQIGKFGIEENFLIQVSQALEARELIKIKVLENSGLDTREASDLICKKIKCEGIQAIGSKITLYKKSKNKPKIELPPAKK from the coding sequence ATGATAACAGGAAAACAAAGAGCTTATTTAAGAGGCTTAGCTAATGATATAACACCAATATTCCAAATTGGTAAGTTTGGTATTGAAGAAAATTTTTTAATTCAAGTTTCACAAGCATTAGAAGCTAGAGAATTAATAAAGATAAAGGTTTTAGAAAATAGCGGATTAGATACAAGAGAGGCTTCAGATTTAATATGCAAAAAGATTAAATGTGAAGGAATTCAAGCAATAGGAAGTAAGATAACTTTATATAAGAAATCTAAAAATAAACCTAAGATTGAATTACCACCTGCTAAAAAATAA